The following coding sequences lie in one Spinacia oleracea cultivar Varoflay chromosome 1, BTI_SOV_V1, whole genome shotgun sequence genomic window:
- the LOC130471526 gene encoding uncharacterized protein, producing MSSDDKDVRAEARNGEPAELLIPRIRVKYEGPDSARPRTYSFKTVKARPDRKRKEVLPRSSVRPKKMPNMKGSAVVKRNASSRGDRRRNNVWVRKAQPPVETVASLVDDSNPSPIIACAFEAERAIIENVSEALTSLEVSVQEPVLMEIGIGAAQKTVGVDPANIALYKTLFDDPEELE from the coding sequence atgagttccgatgataaggatgtgagggccgaggctcgtaatggggagccggctgagcttttgatacctcgtattcgtgttaagtatgagggtcctgattctgccagacctcgtacctatagttttaagactgtgaaagctcgtcctgatcgaaagcgaaaggaagttcttccccgttccagtgtcaggcctaaaaagatgcctaacatgaaggggtctgctgttgttaaaagaaatgcaagctctcgcggagatcgtcgccggaacaatgtatgggttaggaaggctcaaccgcctgtagaaacagtggctagtctagttgatgatagtaatccttctcccatcattgcctgtgccttcgaggctgagcgggctataattgagaatgtttctgaagccttgacatctttggaagttagtgtccaagagccggttcttatggagattggtATTGGGGCAGcacagaagactgtgggggtggatcctgcgaacattgctctctacaagactttatttgatgatccggaagaactagagtag